One segment of Drosophila mauritiana strain mau12 chromosome 3R, ASM438214v1, whole genome shotgun sequence DNA contains the following:
- the LOC117142338 gene encoding uncharacterized protein LOC117142338 isoform X1, with amino-acid sequence MSAPQQQRGESGGGAPPDAGRDSTSQPAKSSTASGSGHSATCSHAPSPNSRRQNNSMKYNSRPWQRGRSDSGHFNNRVHSNHNQRQTPYPKSNYGNRDRSDTRSSNQERQEREYTNRTEFRERNTRFSDERHSGRYSDYHRRNHYHRFKPWRSEGRSYYRDKGARDSSKSRYDNDVNDSSEIRQRNGHNCDPNCDASIPEYAEDNQSCINHYQTEENKIDFEKSKDQGANRTSPTELLSDISKQSNPIALEGDQNQQTDEFKESSCSSKPSRELNETSKASQFPDQRSREQSSGEELNVSESSDNHSGAQASQSIPRIQVRPLTKLLRQELFAVTQENRLIKSPPPSASPASPSRLAFKPNLRNRRRTVSNCIYNAGSFGQIAESESVFNDRIASMDKESLKYIINNGDTIFEPHLQLQARRRIRDEIRRQLKTIELEKPKDCLVTNLVEDEIVDSIKLPAFLLEEIEKCFGIDISEGQATKDSAADKEDTTRGNAKSPGQDTKEKTKGTSNGVESLQDITTKKTKETVDDRNQYTKFRKLQIEIDINDNHHQSAADEVSKSICVLPKDSEDGSVKPNGVSKKVLQENNRKKTINREALIETLQHSDSMKRSKANMTSPKTVDELKSFAEIHQPKNRQHLLPTPTWEVNSKSKHSKPSQSAFVKTNKSNNIVTDSIDSLSAISKPCKMKIKRESSSSSISISSLPSNDVIDLLSSSDEELEEHGVVDMDIDEHEGDIENQKLCKALEALKQSEPLAVDDVDSDDSASSQSSSKSTKRRRMLKLQNDAENVVDSFEKLILPHLREALSDRYRRQHSSSLQSRLHFISCVVTSSEHNAQTFSKIEVAKMQMNLKAADNRQAIEFLLREIVNVVSLQKQRRREQDEEQKLANLLSPRKTVNTSEETPKASTLCPIQHGFIPCQKPPSSPARQSTPPIQESSPVVLAFQKHQSSPDQQSSPPSQQSPSETAQQSFPKALQKPQSSPARQSTTPIQENPKYSSGQWWGSASQKTLSSPARQTTPVEDVFENPFPNQGKLPSSAKLESFKDGLPFLSMDSTLYNYSRLASGSKINEPFGNSDDMEQHLVEIERQLMKHENRYSFLDDIIIKFQKEKSEVGMVILELKSRKFLIINSMASRNQAASAQVADSKSKPHEAETAQESTHEDSFSKGGIARRTRSRLRRTVLVLAPKRQVRVQKRVCKKPKSSKLVEKSHEDFAEQKTNKMDSEATNQLNINEDRLKVSAGDQVADYSPTAKMAQSRLSKPSIAVNPTHQPLAIIPPLPPPPSPPEPICHMSYEAPSSFLKEPPHEPGHHWSEVNSEDKCSVDFVTKGKLQNVGSPITQIKIYREHVIAAAEDGDIYVFHLVTHKLEQKITKHSEAITNMFLSEKDSILYTTSADGFFKKSSLLNLERVFETVYLKEPLQSMDVAWGLAFIGSRWGQISTFNVVTNKVMEKPLVSTGQSIIAIKATKEGVRKILVLGCKGNFVQMHDAGNGLLLRHVFIAEGLNVYSLLLDEGHIYCGTQKNEIYQLEFDSGNLVTKFSCGNGAVAVASYGDRYLLVGCYDGYIYVLNKITGKQVGRFAGAGRMVLALSVVGDKIVTSSKDNSLEILEVPPDLTCLHNTI; translated from the exons TGGTCACTTTAACAATAGAGTG CATTCTAATCATAATCAAAGGCAAACGCCTTACCCGAAATCAAACTACGGAAATCGGGACCGCTCTGACACCCGGAGTTCAAACCAGGAACGCCAGGAGAGAGAATATACCAATAGAACTGAGTTTCGTGAAAGAAACACTAGATTCTCCGATGAGAGGCATTCTGGCAGATACAGTGATTATCACCGTAGAAACCATTACCACAGATTTAAGCCATGGCGAAGTGAGGGCCGATCCTATTATAGGGACAAAGGTGCCAGAGATTCCTCCAAGTCACGTTATGATAATGATGTAAATGATTCATCTGAGATCAGGCAACGAAACGGACACAACTGTGATCCGAATTGCGATGCTTCCATACCTGAGTATGCAGAAGATAACCAAAGTTGTATAAATCACTATcaaaccgaagaaaacaaaattgatTTTGAGAAATCTAAGGATCAAGGAGCTAACAGAACCAGCCCCACCGAGCTACTTTCAGATATCTCAAAACAATCTAATCCAATTGCATTAGAGGGCGATCAGAACCAACAGACGGATGAGTTTAAGGAGAGCTCCTGCTCTAGTAAGCCAAGCAGGGAATTAAATGAAACTTCTAAGGCTTCACAGTTTCCCGATCAAAGATCGAGGGAACAGTCGTCGGGGGAAGAACTAAACGTATCCGAGTCCAGTGATAATCACTCTGGTGCACAGGCTAGTCAATCAATTCCACGTATCCAAGTGCGCCCCCTTACCAAGCTTCTGAGACAGGAGCTCTTTGCAGTGACCCAGGAGAATCGTCTGATCAAAAGTCCCCCTCCATCCGCATCACCAGCCAGCCCCAGTCGCTTGGCCTTTAAGCCCAACCTTAGAAATCGTCGCCGAACAGTGAGCAACTGCATCTACAATGCTGGAAGTTTTGGTCAGATCGCAGAGAGCGAGTCCGTTTTCAATGATCGCATCGCTAGCATGGACAAGGAGAGTCTAAAGTACATCATCAACAATGGCGACACCATCTTTGAACCACACTTACAACTCCAGGCCAGGCGGCGTATACGTGACGAAATTCGCCGACAGCTAAAGACAATTGAGTTGGAGAAGCCCAAGGATTGTCTGGTAACCAATTTAGTCGAGGACGAAATCGTAGATTCCATCAAATTGCCCGCATTTCTGCTTGAGGAGATCGAAAAGTGTTTTGGCATAGACATATCAGAGGGCCAGGCAACCAAAGATTCTGCAGCAGATAAAGAAGATACAACAAGGGGTAACGCGAAAAGCCCAGGTCAAGATACCAAAGAGAAAACGAAGGGAACTTCTAACGGCGTCGAAAGTTTACAAGATATAACAACTAAGAAGACTAAGGAGACTGTTGACGATAGGAATCAGTACACCAAATTTAGAAAGCTTCAAATCGAAATTGATATTAATGATAACCACCATCAATCAGCAGCCGACGAGGTTAGCAAATCGATTTGTGTATTGCCTAAAGATAGCGAAGATGGCTCTGTAAAACCGAATGGGGTTAGTAAAAAGGTTTTGCAAGAAAACAATAGGAAGAAAACTATTAATCGAGAAGCCCTGATAGAAACTCTGCAACACTCTGATTCCATGAAGAGGTCCAAAGCTAATATGACAAGTCCGAAAACAGTCGATGAGCTCAAGAGTTTCGCGGAAATACACCAACCTAAGAATCGTCAACATTTGCTACCGACCCCTACATGGGAAGTGAATTCGAAGAGTAAGCACTCCAAACCAAGTCAATCCGCATTCGTTAAAACCAACAAAAGTAATAATATAGTAACTGATTCAATAGATTCCCTTTCTGCGATCAGTAAGCCctgtaaaatgaaaattaaaagggAATCAAGCAGCTCATCCATATCAATAAGTTCCTTACCTTCAAATGATGTTATTGATTTGCTAAGCTCATCTGACGAAGAGCTGGAAGAGCATGGCGTGGTGGACATGGACATTGATGAACATGAAGGTGATATTGAAAATCAAAAGTTATGTAAGGCCTTGGAAGCTTTGAAGCAATCGGAACCCTTAGCTGTGGACGATGTTGATAGTGATGACTCCGCCAGCTCCCAAAGCAGCAGTAAATCCACAAAAAGGCGACGCATGCTGAAGCTACAAAACGATGCAGAAAATGTGGTTGACAGTTTCGAAAAATTGATCCTTCCCCATCTTCGAGAGGCTCTCAGCGATCGCTATCGTCGCCAGCATTCTAGTAGCCTGCAGAGTAGATTGCACTTTATCTCCTGTGTAGTGACAAGCTCTGAGCACAATGCACAAACCTTTAGTAAAATTGAGGTAGCCAAGATGCAAATGAATCTCAAAGCAGCCGACAATCGCCAAGCTATTGAATTTCTTCTAAGAGAGATTGTCAACGTGGTGAGTCTGCAGAAACAGCGTCGTCGGGAGCAGGACGAAGAGCAAAAGCTTGCCAATTTATTAAGCCCCAGAAAAACCGTAAACACATCTGAGGAAACTCCTAAGGCGTCCACACTATGTCCAATCCAGCACGGTTTTATTCCATGTCAGAAACCTCCATCTTCTCCTGCCCGCCAATCAACACCTCCAATTCAGGAGAGTTCTCCAGTTGTATTAGCCTTTCAGAAACATCAATCGTCTCCTGACCAACAATCCTCTCCGCCATCTCAGCAGAGTCCTTCCGAAACTGCTCAGCAGAGTTTTCCAAAGGCCCTTCAGAAACCTCAATCTTCTCCTGCCCGCCAATCTACAACGCCCATCCAGGAGAATCCTAAGTACTCATCTGGACAGTGGTGGGGTTCAGCTAGTCAGAAAACTCTATCTTCTCCTGCTCGCCAAACCACACCTGTCGAAGATGTTTTTGAAAACCCATTTCCTAACCAAGGAAAACTTCCCTCTTCGGCGAAACTGGAATCCTTCAAGGATGGATTACCATTTCTCTCCATGGATTCTacattatataattattctCGATTAGCTTCCGGATCAAAAATAAACGAACCGTTCGGAAATTCGGACGACATGGAGCAGCATTTGGTTGAAATTGAGCGTCAACTGATGAAACATGAAAATCGTTACAGCTTTCTTGACGATATAATTATAAAGTTTCAAAAGGAGAAATCTGAAGTCGGGATGGTTATTCTAGAACTAAAGAGTCGGAAGTTTCTAATTATTAACTCAATGGCTTCTAGAAATCAAGCTGCTTCTGCTCAAGTGGCTGACTCCAAAAGCAAACCACATGAAGCTGAAACTGCTCAAGAGTCAACACACGAGGATAGTTTCAGCAAAGGAGGGATAGCCAGACGAACTAGAAGTAGATTAAGAAGAACTGTGTTGGTCCTGGCACCCAAGCGTCAAGTAAGGGTACAAAAACGAGTTTGCAAAAAGCCAAAATCTTCCAAATTAGTGGAGAAATCCCATGAAGATTTTGCTGAACAAAAGACGAATAAAATGGATTCTGAAGCGaccaatcaattaaatatcaATGAAGATCGTTTGAAAGTGTCAGCTGGTGACCAAGTAGCGGATTATTCGCCCACCGCCAAAATGGCACAATCACGCCTGAGCAAGCCCAGTATTGCCGTTAATCCAACCCATCAACCACTGGCTATAATACCACCACTACCACCGCCACCGTCACCTCCGGAACCAATCTGCCACATGTCCTATGAAGCACCCAGCTCTTTTCTTAAGGAACCACCACACGAACCTGGCCACCACTGGTCAGAGGTCAACTCCGAAGACAAGTGTTCTGTAGACTTTGTGACGAAGGGGAAATTGCAAAATGTTGGCAGCCCCATAACTCAAATAAAGATCTACCGGGAACACGTGATAGCCGCAGCCGAGGATGGAGACATCTACGTGTTTCACCTAGTCACTCACAAGCTGGAGCAAAAGATCACCAAGCACAGCGAGGCTATTACGAATATGTTCCTCAGCGAAAAGGATTCTATTCTCTACACCACCTCAGCGGATGGCTTTTTTAAGAAGTCCTCGCTCCTG AATCTGGAGCGGGTCTTTGAAACGGTGTACCTTAAAGAGCCATTGCAGTCAATGGACGTCGCTTGGGGATTGGCCTTTATTGGCAGCCGATGGGGTCAAATATCTACCTTCAACGTGGTG ACGAACAAGGTGATGGAAAAGCCTTTGGTATCAACCGGCCAATCCATCATTGCCATCAAGGCCACCAAGGAAGGTGTGCGGAAGATCCTTGTGCTGGGATGCAAAGGAAACTTTGTCCAGATGCATGATGCGGGTAACGGATTGCTGCTGCGTCACGTATTTATTGCAGAGGGTTTAAATGTCTACAGTCTGCTCCTCGATGAGGGACACATTTATTGCGGAACGCAGAAAAACGAGATATATCAATTGGAGTTTGAT TCTGGCAACTTGGTCACCAAGTTTAGCTGTGGCAATggcgctgttgctgttgcgtcCTACGGAGATCGTTATTTGCTAGTCGGCTGCTACGACGGCTATATTTACGTCCTGAACAAGATAACCGGAAAGCAAGTTGGTCGTTTCGCGGGCGCTGGTCGCATGGTTTTGGCCCTTTCAGTTGTAGGCGATAAG ATCGTCACATCTTCGAAAGATAACTCGCTGGAGATTCTGGAGGTGCCCCCCGATTTG ACTTGTTTGCATAATACAATTTAA
- the LOC117142338 gene encoding uncharacterized protein LOC117142338 isoform X3: protein MSAPQQQRGESGGGAPPDAGRDSTSQPAKSSTASGSGHSATCSHAPSPNSRGHFNNRVHSNHNQRQTPYPKSNYGNRDRSDTRSSNQERQEREYTNRTEFRERNTRFSDERHSGRYSDYHRRNHYHRFKPWRSEGRSYYRDKGARDSSKSRYDNDVNDSSEIRQRNGHNCDPNCDASIPEYAEDNQSCINHYQTEENKIDFEKSKDQGANRTSPTELLSDISKQSNPIALEGDQNQQTDEFKESSCSSKPSRELNETSKASQFPDQRSREQSSGEELNVSESSDNHSGAQASQSIPRIQVRPLTKLLRQELFAVTQENRLIKSPPPSASPASPSRLAFKPNLRNRRRTVSNCIYNAGSFGQIAESESVFNDRIASMDKESLKYIINNGDTIFEPHLQLQARRRIRDEIRRQLKTIELEKPKDCLVTNLVEDEIVDSIKLPAFLLEEIEKCFGIDISEGQATKDSAADKEDTTRGNAKSPGQDTKEKTKGTSNGVESLQDITTKKTKETVDDRNQYTKFRKLQIEIDINDNHHQSAADEVSKSICVLPKDSEDGSVKPNGVSKKVLQENNRKKTINREALIETLQHSDSMKRSKANMTSPKTVDELKSFAEIHQPKNRQHLLPTPTWEVNSKSKHSKPSQSAFVKTNKSNNIVTDSIDSLSAISKPCKMKIKRESSSSSISISSLPSNDVIDLLSSSDEELEEHGVVDMDIDEHEGDIENQKLCKALEALKQSEPLAVDDVDSDDSASSQSSSKSTKRRRMLKLQNDAENVVDSFEKLILPHLREALSDRYRRQHSSSLQSRLHFISCVVTSSEHNAQTFSKIEVAKMQMNLKAADNRQAIEFLLREIVNVVSLQKQRRREQDEEQKLANLLSPRKTVNTSEETPKASTLCPIQHGFIPCQKPPSSPARQSTPPIQESSPVVLAFQKHQSSPDQQSSPPSQQSPSETAQQSFPKALQKPQSSPARQSTTPIQENPKYSSGQWWGSASQKTLSSPARQTTPVEDVFENPFPNQGKLPSSAKLESFKDGLPFLSMDSTLYNYSRLASGSKINEPFGNSDDMEQHLVEIERQLMKHENRYSFLDDIIIKFQKEKSEVGMVILELKSRKFLIINSMASRNQAASAQVADSKSKPHEAETAQESTHEDSFSKGGIARRTRSRLRRTVLVLAPKRQVRVQKRVCKKPKSSKLVEKSHEDFAEQKTNKMDSEATNQLNINEDRLKVSAGDQVADYSPTAKMAQSRLSKPSIAVNPTHQPLAIIPPLPPPPSPPEPICHMSYEAPSSFLKEPPHEPGHHWSEVNSEDKCSVDFVTKGKLQNVGSPITQIKIYREHVIAAAEDGDIYVFHLVTHKLEQKITKHSEAITNMFLSEKDSILYTTSADGFFKKSSLLNLERVFETVYLKEPLQSMDVAWGLAFIGSRWGQISTFNVVTNKVMEKPLVSTGQSIIAIKATKEGVRKILVLGCKGNFVQMHDAGNGLLLRHVFIAEGLNVYSLLLDEGHIYCGTQKNEIYQLEFDSGNLVTKFSCGNGAVAVASYGDRYLLVGCYDGYIYVLNKITGKQVGRFAGAGRMVLALSVVGDKIVTSSKDNSLEILEVPPDLTCLHNTI from the exons TGGTCACTTTAACAATAGAGTG CATTCTAATCATAATCAAAGGCAAACGCCTTACCCGAAATCAAACTACGGAAATCGGGACCGCTCTGACACCCGGAGTTCAAACCAGGAACGCCAGGAGAGAGAATATACCAATAGAACTGAGTTTCGTGAAAGAAACACTAGATTCTCCGATGAGAGGCATTCTGGCAGATACAGTGATTATCACCGTAGAAACCATTACCACAGATTTAAGCCATGGCGAAGTGAGGGCCGATCCTATTATAGGGACAAAGGTGCCAGAGATTCCTCCAAGTCACGTTATGATAATGATGTAAATGATTCATCTGAGATCAGGCAACGAAACGGACACAACTGTGATCCGAATTGCGATGCTTCCATACCTGAGTATGCAGAAGATAACCAAAGTTGTATAAATCACTATcaaaccgaagaaaacaaaattgatTTTGAGAAATCTAAGGATCAAGGAGCTAACAGAACCAGCCCCACCGAGCTACTTTCAGATATCTCAAAACAATCTAATCCAATTGCATTAGAGGGCGATCAGAACCAACAGACGGATGAGTTTAAGGAGAGCTCCTGCTCTAGTAAGCCAAGCAGGGAATTAAATGAAACTTCTAAGGCTTCACAGTTTCCCGATCAAAGATCGAGGGAACAGTCGTCGGGGGAAGAACTAAACGTATCCGAGTCCAGTGATAATCACTCTGGTGCACAGGCTAGTCAATCAATTCCACGTATCCAAGTGCGCCCCCTTACCAAGCTTCTGAGACAGGAGCTCTTTGCAGTGACCCAGGAGAATCGTCTGATCAAAAGTCCCCCTCCATCCGCATCACCAGCCAGCCCCAGTCGCTTGGCCTTTAAGCCCAACCTTAGAAATCGTCGCCGAACAGTGAGCAACTGCATCTACAATGCTGGAAGTTTTGGTCAGATCGCAGAGAGCGAGTCCGTTTTCAATGATCGCATCGCTAGCATGGACAAGGAGAGTCTAAAGTACATCATCAACAATGGCGACACCATCTTTGAACCACACTTACAACTCCAGGCCAGGCGGCGTATACGTGACGAAATTCGCCGACAGCTAAAGACAATTGAGTTGGAGAAGCCCAAGGATTGTCTGGTAACCAATTTAGTCGAGGACGAAATCGTAGATTCCATCAAATTGCCCGCATTTCTGCTTGAGGAGATCGAAAAGTGTTTTGGCATAGACATATCAGAGGGCCAGGCAACCAAAGATTCTGCAGCAGATAAAGAAGATACAACAAGGGGTAACGCGAAAAGCCCAGGTCAAGATACCAAAGAGAAAACGAAGGGAACTTCTAACGGCGTCGAAAGTTTACAAGATATAACAACTAAGAAGACTAAGGAGACTGTTGACGATAGGAATCAGTACACCAAATTTAGAAAGCTTCAAATCGAAATTGATATTAATGATAACCACCATCAATCAGCAGCCGACGAGGTTAGCAAATCGATTTGTGTATTGCCTAAAGATAGCGAAGATGGCTCTGTAAAACCGAATGGGGTTAGTAAAAAGGTTTTGCAAGAAAACAATAGGAAGAAAACTATTAATCGAGAAGCCCTGATAGAAACTCTGCAACACTCTGATTCCATGAAGAGGTCCAAAGCTAATATGACAAGTCCGAAAACAGTCGATGAGCTCAAGAGTTTCGCGGAAATACACCAACCTAAGAATCGTCAACATTTGCTACCGACCCCTACATGGGAAGTGAATTCGAAGAGTAAGCACTCCAAACCAAGTCAATCCGCATTCGTTAAAACCAACAAAAGTAATAATATAGTAACTGATTCAATAGATTCCCTTTCTGCGATCAGTAAGCCctgtaaaatgaaaattaaaagggAATCAAGCAGCTCATCCATATCAATAAGTTCCTTACCTTCAAATGATGTTATTGATTTGCTAAGCTCATCTGACGAAGAGCTGGAAGAGCATGGCGTGGTGGACATGGACATTGATGAACATGAAGGTGATATTGAAAATCAAAAGTTATGTAAGGCCTTGGAAGCTTTGAAGCAATCGGAACCCTTAGCTGTGGACGATGTTGATAGTGATGACTCCGCCAGCTCCCAAAGCAGCAGTAAATCCACAAAAAGGCGACGCATGCTGAAGCTACAAAACGATGCAGAAAATGTGGTTGACAGTTTCGAAAAATTGATCCTTCCCCATCTTCGAGAGGCTCTCAGCGATCGCTATCGTCGCCAGCATTCTAGTAGCCTGCAGAGTAGATTGCACTTTATCTCCTGTGTAGTGACAAGCTCTGAGCACAATGCACAAACCTTTAGTAAAATTGAGGTAGCCAAGATGCAAATGAATCTCAAAGCAGCCGACAATCGCCAAGCTATTGAATTTCTTCTAAGAGAGATTGTCAACGTGGTGAGTCTGCAGAAACAGCGTCGTCGGGAGCAGGACGAAGAGCAAAAGCTTGCCAATTTATTAAGCCCCAGAAAAACCGTAAACACATCTGAGGAAACTCCTAAGGCGTCCACACTATGTCCAATCCAGCACGGTTTTATTCCATGTCAGAAACCTCCATCTTCTCCTGCCCGCCAATCAACACCTCCAATTCAGGAGAGTTCTCCAGTTGTATTAGCCTTTCAGAAACATCAATCGTCTCCTGACCAACAATCCTCTCCGCCATCTCAGCAGAGTCCTTCCGAAACTGCTCAGCAGAGTTTTCCAAAGGCCCTTCAGAAACCTCAATCTTCTCCTGCCCGCCAATCTACAACGCCCATCCAGGAGAATCCTAAGTACTCATCTGGACAGTGGTGGGGTTCAGCTAGTCAGAAAACTCTATCTTCTCCTGCTCGCCAAACCACACCTGTCGAAGATGTTTTTGAAAACCCATTTCCTAACCAAGGAAAACTTCCCTCTTCGGCGAAACTGGAATCCTTCAAGGATGGATTACCATTTCTCTCCATGGATTCTacattatataattattctCGATTAGCTTCCGGATCAAAAATAAACGAACCGTTCGGAAATTCGGACGACATGGAGCAGCATTTGGTTGAAATTGAGCGTCAACTGATGAAACATGAAAATCGTTACAGCTTTCTTGACGATATAATTATAAAGTTTCAAAAGGAGAAATCTGAAGTCGGGATGGTTATTCTAGAACTAAAGAGTCGGAAGTTTCTAATTATTAACTCAATGGCTTCTAGAAATCAAGCTGCTTCTGCTCAAGTGGCTGACTCCAAAAGCAAACCACATGAAGCTGAAACTGCTCAAGAGTCAACACACGAGGATAGTTTCAGCAAAGGAGGGATAGCCAGACGAACTAGAAGTAGATTAAGAAGAACTGTGTTGGTCCTGGCACCCAAGCGTCAAGTAAGGGTACAAAAACGAGTTTGCAAAAAGCCAAAATCTTCCAAATTAGTGGAGAAATCCCATGAAGATTTTGCTGAACAAAAGACGAATAAAATGGATTCTGAAGCGaccaatcaattaaatatcaATGAAGATCGTTTGAAAGTGTCAGCTGGTGACCAAGTAGCGGATTATTCGCCCACCGCCAAAATGGCACAATCACGCCTGAGCAAGCCCAGTATTGCCGTTAATCCAACCCATCAACCACTGGCTATAATACCACCACTACCACCGCCACCGTCACCTCCGGAACCAATCTGCCACATGTCCTATGAAGCACCCAGCTCTTTTCTTAAGGAACCACCACACGAACCTGGCCACCACTGGTCAGAGGTCAACTCCGAAGACAAGTGTTCTGTAGACTTTGTGACGAAGGGGAAATTGCAAAATGTTGGCAGCCCCATAACTCAAATAAAGATCTACCGGGAACACGTGATAGCCGCAGCCGAGGATGGAGACATCTACGTGTTTCACCTAGTCACTCACAAGCTGGAGCAAAAGATCACCAAGCACAGCGAGGCTATTACGAATATGTTCCTCAGCGAAAAGGATTCTATTCTCTACACCACCTCAGCGGATGGCTTTTTTAAGAAGTCCTCGCTCCTG AATCTGGAGCGGGTCTTTGAAACGGTGTACCTTAAAGAGCCATTGCAGTCAATGGACGTCGCTTGGGGATTGGCCTTTATTGGCAGCCGATGGGGTCAAATATCTACCTTCAACGTGGTG ACGAACAAGGTGATGGAAAAGCCTTTGGTATCAACCGGCCAATCCATCATTGCCATCAAGGCCACCAAGGAAGGTGTGCGGAAGATCCTTGTGCTGGGATGCAAAGGAAACTTTGTCCAGATGCATGATGCGGGTAACGGATTGCTGCTGCGTCACGTATTTATTGCAGAGGGTTTAAATGTCTACAGTCTGCTCCTCGATGAGGGACACATTTATTGCGGAACGCAGAAAAACGAGATATATCAATTGGAGTTTGAT TCTGGCAACTTGGTCACCAAGTTTAGCTGTGGCAATggcgctgttgctgttgcgtcCTACGGAGATCGTTATTTGCTAGTCGGCTGCTACGACGGCTATATTTACGTCCTGAACAAGATAACCGGAAAGCAAGTTGGTCGTTTCGCGGGCGCTGGTCGCATGGTTTTGGCCCTTTCAGTTGTAGGCGATAAG ATCGTCACATCTTCGAAAGATAACTCGCTGGAGATTCTGGAGGTGCCCCCCGATTTG ACTTGTTTGCATAATACAATTTAA